A region of Jaculus jaculus isolate mJacJac1 chromosome 20, mJacJac1.mat.Y.cur, whole genome shotgun sequence DNA encodes the following proteins:
- the Pde4d gene encoding cAMP-specific 3',5'-cyclic phosphodiesterase 4D isoform X8, which produces MASNKFKRMLNRELTHLSEMSRSGNQVSEYISNTFLDKQHEVEIPSPTQKEKDKKKRPMSQISGVKKLMHSSSLTNSSIPRFGVKTEQEDVLAKELEDVNKWGLHVFRIAELSGNRPLTVIMHTIFQERDLLKTFKIPVDTLITYLMTLEDHYHADVAYHNNIHAADVVQSTHVLLSTPALEAVFTDLEILAAIFASAIHDVDHPGVSNQFLINTNSELALMYNDSSVLENHHLAVGFKLLQEENCDIFQNLTKKQRQSLRKMVIDIVLATDMSKHMNLLADLKTMVETKKVTSSGVLLLDNYSDRIQVLQNMVHCADLSNPTKPLQLYRQWTDRIMEEFFRQGDRERERGMEISPMCDKHNASVEKSQVGFIDYIVHPLWETWADLVHPDAQDILDTLEDNREWYQSTIPQSPSPAPDDQDEGRQGQTEKFQFELTLEEDGESDTEKDSGSQVEEDTSCSDSKTLCTQDSESTEIPLDEQVEEEAVGGEEESQSQACIIGDSSPDT; this is translated from the exons TTTAAGAGGATGCTAAACCGGGAGCTCACCCATCTCTCTGAAATGAGCCGTTCTGGAAATCAAGTATCTGAATATATATCAAACACATTCTTAG ACAAACAGCATGAGGTGGAAATTCCTTCTCCAACTcagaaggaaaaagacaaaaagaaaaggccCATGTCTCAGATCAGTGGAGTCAAGAAGTTGATGCACAGCTCCAGTTTGACGAACTCAAGTATCCCAAGGTTTGGGGTGAAGACGGAGCAAGAAGATGTCCTGGCCAAG GAGCTAGAAGATGTGAACAAGTGGGGTCTCCACGTTTTCAGAATAGCAGAGTTATCTGGTAACCGGCCTCTGACTGTTATCATGCACACCATCTTTCAG GAACGGGATTTGTTAAAAACGTTTAAGATTCCAGTAGACACGTTAATTACATATCTTATGACTCTCGAAGACCATTACCATGCTGACGTGGCCTATCACAACAACATCCATGCTGCGGATGTTGTCCAGTCTACTCATGTGCTGCTGTCCACACCTGCTTTAGAG GCTGTGTTTACAGATTTGGAGATTCTTGCAGCAATTTTTGCCAGTGCAATACATGACGTAGATCATCCTGGTGTGTCAAATCAATTTCTGATCAATACAA ACTCTGAACTTGCCTTGATGTACAATGACTCCTCTGTCTTAGAGAACCATCATTTAGCCGTGGGTTTCAAATTGCTCCAAGAGGAAAACTGTGACATTTTCCAGAATTTGACTAAAAAGCAAAGACAATCCTTAAGGAAAATGGTCATTGACATT GTACTTGCAACAGACATGTCGAAACACATGAATCTACTGGCTGATTTGAAAACCATGGTTGAAACTAAGAAAGTGACAAGCTCTGGGGTTCTCCTTCTTGATAATTATTCTGATAGGATCCAG GTCCTTCAGAATATGGTGCACTGTGCAGATCTGAGCAACCCCACGAAACCTCTGCAGCTGTACCGCCAGTGGACAGACCGGATCATGGAGGAGTTCTTCCGCCAAGGAGACCGGGAGCGTGAGCGCGGCATGGAGATAAGCCCTATGTGTGATAAGCACAATGCATCTGTGGAAAAGTCACAG GTGGGTTTCATCGACTACATTGTACATCCACTCTGGGAGACCTGGGCGGACCTCGTCCATCCCGATGCCCAGGACATCCTGGATACGTTGGAGGACAATCGTGAGTGGTACCAGAGCACAATTCCTCAGAGTCCCTCTCCTGCACCTGACGACCAAGATGAAGGCCGGCAGGGCCAAACTGAAAAATTCCAGTTTGAACTGACTTTAGAGGAAGACGGAGAGTCGGACACTGAAAAGGACAGCGGCAGTCAAGTGGAGGAAGACACTAGCTGCAGCGACTCCAAGACTCTGTGCACCCAAGACTCGGAGTCCACTGAAATCCCCCTTGATGAACAAGTTGAAGAAGAAGCCgttgggggagaagaggagagccagtcccaagCCTGCATCATAGGTGACTCTTCTCCTGACACGTAA
- the Pde4d gene encoding cAMP-specific 3',5'-cyclic phosphodiesterase 4D isoform X7 codes for MYIYNIYICTHNKSKMPEANYLLSVSWGYIKFKRMLNRELTHLSEMSRSGNQVSEYISNTFLDKQHEVEIPSPTQKEKDKKKRPMSQISGVKKLMHSSSLTNSSIPRFGVKTEQEDVLAKELEDVNKWGLHVFRIAELSGNRPLTVIMHTIFQERDLLKTFKIPVDTLITYLMTLEDHYHADVAYHNNIHAADVVQSTHVLLSTPALEAVFTDLEILAAIFASAIHDVDHPGVSNQFLINTNSELALMYNDSSVLENHHLAVGFKLLQEENCDIFQNLTKKQRQSLRKMVIDIVLATDMSKHMNLLADLKTMVETKKVTSSGVLLLDNYSDRIQVLQNMVHCADLSNPTKPLQLYRQWTDRIMEEFFRQGDRERERGMEISPMCDKHNASVEKSQVGFIDYIVHPLWETWADLVHPDAQDILDTLEDNREWYQSTIPQSPSPAPDDQDEGRQGQTEKFQFELTLEEDGESDTEKDSGSQVEEDTSCSDSKTLCTQDSESTEIPLDEQVEEEAVGGEEESQSQACIIGDSSPDT; via the exons TTTAAGAGGATGCTAAACCGGGAGCTCACCCATCTCTCTGAAATGAGCCGTTCTGGAAATCAAGTATCTGAATATATATCAAACACATTCTTAG ACAAACAGCATGAGGTGGAAATTCCTTCTCCAACTcagaaggaaaaagacaaaaagaaaaggccCATGTCTCAGATCAGTGGAGTCAAGAAGTTGATGCACAGCTCCAGTTTGACGAACTCAAGTATCCCAAGGTTTGGGGTGAAGACGGAGCAAGAAGATGTCCTGGCCAAG GAGCTAGAAGATGTGAACAAGTGGGGTCTCCACGTTTTCAGAATAGCAGAGTTATCTGGTAACCGGCCTCTGACTGTTATCATGCACACCATCTTTCAG GAACGGGATTTGTTAAAAACGTTTAAGATTCCAGTAGACACGTTAATTACATATCTTATGACTCTCGAAGACCATTACCATGCTGACGTGGCCTATCACAACAACATCCATGCTGCGGATGTTGTCCAGTCTACTCATGTGCTGCTGTCCACACCTGCTTTAGAG GCTGTGTTTACAGATTTGGAGATTCTTGCAGCAATTTTTGCCAGTGCAATACATGACGTAGATCATCCTGGTGTGTCAAATCAATTTCTGATCAATACAA ACTCTGAACTTGCCTTGATGTACAATGACTCCTCTGTCTTAGAGAACCATCATTTAGCCGTGGGTTTCAAATTGCTCCAAGAGGAAAACTGTGACATTTTCCAGAATTTGACTAAAAAGCAAAGACAATCCTTAAGGAAAATGGTCATTGACATT GTACTTGCAACAGACATGTCGAAACACATGAATCTACTGGCTGATTTGAAAACCATGGTTGAAACTAAGAAAGTGACAAGCTCTGGGGTTCTCCTTCTTGATAATTATTCTGATAGGATCCAG GTCCTTCAGAATATGGTGCACTGTGCAGATCTGAGCAACCCCACGAAACCTCTGCAGCTGTACCGCCAGTGGACAGACCGGATCATGGAGGAGTTCTTCCGCCAAGGAGACCGGGAGCGTGAGCGCGGCATGGAGATAAGCCCTATGTGTGATAAGCACAATGCATCTGTGGAAAAGTCACAG GTGGGTTTCATCGACTACATTGTACATCCACTCTGGGAGACCTGGGCGGACCTCGTCCATCCCGATGCCCAGGACATCCTGGATACGTTGGAGGACAATCGTGAGTGGTACCAGAGCACAATTCCTCAGAGTCCCTCTCCTGCACCTGACGACCAAGATGAAGGCCGGCAGGGCCAAACTGAAAAATTCCAGTTTGAACTGACTTTAGAGGAAGACGGAGAGTCGGACACTGAAAAGGACAGCGGCAGTCAAGTGGAGGAAGACACTAGCTGCAGCGACTCCAAGACTCTGTGCACCCAAGACTCGGAGTCCACTGAAATCCCCCTTGATGAACAAGTTGAAGAAGAAGCCgttgggggagaagaggagagccagtcccaagCCTGCATCATAGGTGACTCTTCTCCTGACACGTAA